The DNA segment TTTCTTGGTTTGCTTTATTTCTAATGTGGGTTTACACCACCAGAGCCATCGCCAATCAAGTTTGGGGAGCAGAAGCTTTAGACCCAAAATCAATAGGTTTCAACGAAGCCGGAGATTGGACCGGCGTATTATTTGCTTTTTACAGTGCTGTTGCAGCATTATTTTCCTTGCTGATTCCAACAATTGCAAAATCAATAGGCAGAAAAAAAACCTATAGTTTTTCGCTTTTATTGGGAGGAATTGGCTTGGCTTCGATGTATTTTGTGCACGACAAAAACATCTTGCTATTATCCATTTCGGGAGTAGGTTTAGCTTGGGCAGCCATATTGGCAATGCCTTACGCCATGTTATCAGGCTCTTTGCCTGCCGACAAAATGGGTGTTTACATGGGATTATTCAACGCAACCATTACCATTCCACAAATCGCTGCGGGTTTATTAGGCAGCACTATTATTGCATTATTTGGAGGTTTTCCAATGGCAATTATAGTAATCGCGGGAGTCTCTATGTTGATTGCAGGTCTGGCAGTATTTTTTGTCAGAGAAAACATTTCGACAGTTAAATAAATTATTACAATCATTATTAATGAATACAAAAGCATTTATATTCGACCTTGACGGTGTCATCGTCGATACGGCAAAATACCATTATTTGGCTTGGCTAAAAATTGCCAATCAATTGGGGATTGAATTTACGCACGAACACAACGAATTGTTGAAAGGCGTGAGTCGGGATCGTTCTTTGGATATTATTTTGGGATTAGGAAAAGTGGAAGCTTCACAAGAAGACAAAAACAAATGGCTCGTTCAAAAAAACGAAGATTATTTGTCCTATTTAGTCGATATGGACGAAAGCGAAATCCTGCCGGGAGTGATGCCAATCCTGAAATATTTAAAAGAACAAAACCAATTAATCGCATTGGGTTCGGCCAGTAAAAACGCCAGACCTATTCTCGAAAAAACGGGAACACTTCCCTATTTTGATGCGATTGTGGACGGAAATGATGTTTCTAACGCTAAACCCGACCCCGAGGTTTTCTTGCTTGCCGCCAAATTATTAAACATAAAACCAGAAGATTCGATAGTTTTCGAAGATTCGGTGGCGGGAATCCAAGCAGCAAACATTGGAGGAATGACCAGCGTGGGAATTGGAGATGCAAAAACTTTGCACGAAGCAAAGCATCTATTCAAAGACTTTACCCAAATGGATAAAAGCTTTATAGACGCTTTGATAAATTAAATTTTGTTTCAAGGTTAAAGTTTTTTTAACTAAAACCTTGAAACTTTAAAAAAAAGAAGAAATGAACCAAGATTATATAAAAGCAGACAGTTGGTCCATCATTGAAGAAGGATTTGATGCAGAGAGCGTAAAATCGTCCGAAAGCCTTTTCAGTATTGGCAATGGCGCGATGGGACAACGCGCTAATTTTGAAGAAAATTACACCGGAGAAACCTTCCAAGGAAGTTATATCGCAGGAATTTATTATCCTGATAAAACTAAAGTGGGTTGGTGGAAAAACGGTTATCCAAAATATTTCGCCAAAGTCTTGAACGCTCCAAACTGGATTGGAATCGACATCGAAATCAATGATGAAAACCTGGATTTGAATACTTGCACGGCGGTTAAAAACTTTCGCCGTGAATTGAACATGAAAGAAGGTTGGTACAACCGTTCATTCGAAGCGACTTTGAAAAATGGAACCGAAATTGCCGTAAACATTCGCCGTTTTCTGTGCATGAATTTGGACGAAGTGGGAGTCATCAACTATGAAATAACGCCTTTGAACAAGGATGCAAAAATAGTTTACAAGCCTTATATCGATGCTGGAATTCACAATGAAGACGCCAACTGGGAAGAAAAATTCTGGGAAACGCTGGAAATAAAAAGAACTGGAAACGAAGGTTTTGTAACGGCACAAACTTTTAAAACCAATTTCAAGGCGACCACTTTTATGCAAAACAGTATTTTGGTCAATGGGAAAAACGGCAACATTTCGCCATCAAACATCAAAACTGGCGTCGACAAAATTCAATTTTCTTATGATGTCATTATTGGAAAAGGAGAAAGTTCATCCATCCAAAAAATTGGTGGATACACCGTTTCTTTAAACCACGCCAACACGCTTTCGGCAGCTGAAAACACCATAAAAGAAGCCTTGGCAAAAGGATATGACAAATTGTTGGAAGAGCAAATTACCGCTTGGGCAAAAATTTGGGAAATGTCGGATATCACCATTGATGGCGACGTAAAAGCACAACAAGGAATCCGTTTCAATATTTTTCAACTGAACCAAACCTATTCTGGAAAAGATTCTCGTTTGAATATTGGGCCAAAAGGTTTCACCGGCGAAAAATATGGCGGTTCTACTTATTGGGACACCGAAGCTTATTGCATACCGTTTTACATGGCGACCAAAGACCAGCAAGTTGCCCGAAATTTGTTGACGTATCGTTACAATCAATTGGACAAAGCCATCGAAAATGCCGAGATCAATCTGGGTTTCAAAAATGGAGCTGCTTTGTATCCAATGGTAACCATGAACGGAGAAGAATGCCACAACGAATGGGAAATCACCCACGAGGAAATCCATAGAAATGGCGCGATTGCTTTTGCCATTTTTAACTATTACCGTTTTACTGGCGATTACAGTTATATTCCCGAAAAAGGATTGGAAGTATTGATTGGAATTGCGCGTTTTTGGCATCAAAGAGCCAATTTTTCGAAAGACAAAAACCAATTCGTTATTCTGGGAGTTACCGGACCAAACGAATATGAAAACAACGTAAATAATAATTTCTACACCAATTATATTGCCAAATGGTGTATTGATTATACGTATGACCAAATTCAAAAAGTGCTTTTGGAATACCCATCAGACCACAAACGAATTATCGAAAAAGTAAAATTATCCGATGCTGAATTGCAAGATTGGAAAAAAGTGTCGAGTAATATGTACTTCCCCAAATCGGAAGAGTTGGGTATTTATTTACAACAAGACGGATTCTTGGACAAAGATTTAGTATTGGTAAAAGATTTGGACAAAAGCCAAAGACCCATTAACCAGAAATGGTCTTGGGACAGAATTTTGCGTTCACCTTACATCAAACAAGCCGACGTATTACAAGGGTTTTACTTCTTTGAAGACCATTTTTCGACAGAAGAATTGAAACGCAATTTCGAATTTTACGAAGCATTTACCGTTCACGAAAGTTCTCTTTCGCCTTGTGTCCATTCGATTCAAGCAGCTAAATTGAACAAAATGGATATGGCCTATACTTTCTATTTAAGAACTTCAAGACTAGACTTGGACGACTACAATAAAGAAGTGGAAGAAGGTTGCCACATCACCTCGATGGCGGGAACTTGGATGAGTATCGTGGAAGGTTTTGGAGGAATGCGGGTGAAAGATAACACGCTCCATTTTTCTCCAAAAATTCCGAAAGAATGGACAGGTTATTCCTTTAAAATTAATTTCCGAAACCAGATTTTGAAGGTTGCCATTAACCACAGTGAAACACTGTTTGAACTCGAAGGCACTAGAAATCTGACTGTTTTCGTCAATGGCGAGCCTACTTTGGTTAAACCAAACAGCTTGACAACGGTTTAAAAACATTGAACCATAAAGGTATTTTAGTTGTTTAAGAGAAACTTAAACAACTAAAATACCTTCTCTTCTATATAAAATGTTGAACTAAATTTAATTGTTTATCAAATGAAAAAGATATTTTTACTCTTCATTTTCACAACTTCCACTATGTTTGCACAAATCGAAAAAATAGAACCTCCTTTTTGGTATGCCGGAATGCACAACCCGGAATTACAAATTATGTTTTATGGCAAAAACATGGCAAAATACCAGGTCACAGTTTCCAATTCGATTAAAATCACTAAAGTGCAACGGACTGAAAATCCAAACTATGTTTTCGTCACTATAAACACTAAAAATAGTCCCGCATCCGATTTTGTTTTCACTTTCAAAGGCAATAATTCCGTGGTTTTCACCCAAAAATATTCCTTGAAAAAACGAAGAGAAAATTCGGCACAACGCAAAAGTTTTGATGCCTCGGATATGATGTATTTAATAATGCCGGATCGATTTTCGAATGGCAAAAAAGACAACGATTCCAGTGATTTGACCCAAGAAAAATACAACCGTGATTTGCCTGGAGGAAGACACGGCGGCGATATTCTGGGCATCATCAATCATTTGGATTACATCCAGGAATTGGGCGCAACAACCATTTGGAACACGCCACTTTGCGAAGACAATGATGCCGCTTATTCCTATCACACTTATGCCCAATCTGACGTTTATAAAATTGACCCTCGTTACGGAACCAATGAAGATTATGTGAGATTGTCTTCGGAAATTCATAAACGAAAAATGAAATTGGTACTCGATTATGTGACCAATCACTGGGGATTACAGCATTGGATGATCAAGGATTTACCTACCAAAGACTGGATTAACCAATTCGAAAATTACACCCAAACCAATCACAGAAGAACCCTTGTCCACGATATTAATGCATCAAAAATCGACACTAAAATCTGTTTTAACGGATGGTTCGTCCCTTCGATGCCCGATTTGAATCAAAGGAATTCTTTGGTGCTAAACTATCTTACACAGAATGCCATTTGGTGGATTGAATATGCAGACTTGGACGGTTTCAGGGTCGACACTTATAATTATGCCGATCCAGAAGCCATTGCAAAATGGACCAAAGCCATCACCAATGAATATCCAAATTTCAATATTGTTGGCGAAATTTCGATGCGGGATCAAGCCCAACTTTCGTATTGGCAAAAAGACAGCCCAATTGGAAAAATCCAAAATTTCAATTCCCATTTACCGAGCGTAATGGATTTTATTTTATCGGATGCTCTTTTGATTATTTTCAACGAAGATGGTAATTGGGAAACCGGAATGGCAAGAATCTACAACAATTTTGCCAATGATTTTCTATATCCAGACGTTAACAATTTATTGATTTTTGCCGAAAATCACGACACCCATCGAGTGAATCACGTCTACAACAACGACATTCGAAAATACAAAATGGCGATGGCTTTGCTGGCCACCGTTCGTGGAATTCCTCAATTGTATTATGGTTCCGAAGTGGGAATGGCAGGCAACAAAGACGATGGCGATGCCGCTATTCGCCAAGATTTCCCCGGCGGTTGGGAAGGCGATCCCATTAATGCTTTTACCAAAGAAGGAAGAACGTCTGGGCAAAACGATTATTTCGATTTCACTTCCAAGTTGTTCAATTGGAGAAAAACCAAATCAGTGGTTCATTTCGGAAAAATGACGCATTACATCCCCGAAGACAATACTTATGTCTATTTCAGGTATAATGCCACTGAAAGTGTAATGGTTGTATTCAACAACAGTAGCGAAACCAAAACACTAAAGACGGACCGCTTTGCCGAAAATATCGGGAATTTCAAAACCGGAAAAGACGTCATAACGGATAAAATAATTGACGTGACCAAAGAAATTACGATGGAACCAAAATCGGTTTTGATATTGGAATTGAAATAAAAAATCACACCTACCAAACCCGACAGGTTTTGAAACCTGTCGGGTTTAAACACATAAACAATGAAAAAACTACTTTTCTTATTATTCATAAGTTCGCTTTCCTTTGCCCAAAACGCAAATAGGAAATATATTTCGCAAGACTTGAAAAAAGAAGGTTTGGAAATAAAGACTTCCGATGGAATTTATTTTATAAAATTCAAGACTGACAAAATAGCCGAAGTTCAATTTACTCCAAACGGACAAACCAACAATCAAGAATCACAAGCAGTTGTGTTGAATGACGAAGAAATTCTTTATGACGGTCAATTCTCCGATAATTCTTCAAAAATTTCCTCCAAGAATATCACGATTGAAGTTGTTCATAGTCCTTTCCAAATTAAATATTTCGACAGAAAAAATAATTTAATCCTTTCGGAAAAAAACGGTTACTCCAAAAAAGAAAATGCAGAAGTTCTGGATTTCAATCTCGACAAGACCGAAATGCTTTATGGAGGTGGCGCAAGAGTTTTGGGAATGAACCGTCGCGGGAATCGTTTGCAATTGTACAATCGCGCCAGTTACGGTTACGAAACCCACGCCGATTTAATGAATTTCTGTATTCCAATGGTGTTGTCATCAAAAATGTATGCCGTTCATTTTGACAATCCCGCCATTGGCTACTTGGATTTAGACAGCAAAAAAGACAATACTTTGGCATATGAAACCATCTCTGGTCGAAAAACATACCAAGTAATTGTAGGCGATTCTTGGACGGATTTGATTTCAAATTATACCGATTTAACCGGAAAACAACCTTTACCGGCTCGATGGACTTTGGGAAATTTTTCCAGTCGTTTTGGATATCATTCGCAAGAAGAAGTGGAGAAAACCATCAAGAAATTTGAAGACGACAACATTCCTGTCGATGCCATAATTCTGGATTTGTACTGGTTTGGCAAAGACATGAAAGGTAATATGGGCAACTTGGACTGGGAAAAAGAAACCTTTCCGAATCCTGAAAAAATGATGGCCGATTTGAATGCTAAAGGCATAAAAACCGTACTGATTACCGAACCTTTCGTCTTGACAACTTCCAAAAAATGGCAAGAAGCCGTGGACAAAAAAGTGGTGGCGACAGACAAAGTCGGAAATCCATTTACCTATGATTTCTACTTTGGAAACACCGGAATCATCGACATTTTCAAACCCGAAGGAAAAGACTGGTTTTGGAATGTTTACAAACGATTAATTAATCAAGGCGTTGGCGGACTTTGGGGCGATTTGGGCGAACCCGAAGTTTTTCCGTCCGAAGCCATAACTGCCGGCGGAAAAGCCGATGAAGTTCATAATATTTACGGCCACGACTGGGCAAAATTGATTGCCGACGGTTACAAAAAAGATTTCCCAAATCAACGTCCGTTTATATTAATGCGCGCTGGTTATTCAGGTTCGCAACGTTTTGGGATGATGCCTTGGTCTGGCGACGTGAGCCGAACTTGGGGTGGACTACAGTCGCAAACCGAGATTTCCCTGCAAATGGGAATGCAGGGAATGGGTTATATGCACTCCGATTTAGGTGGTTTTGCAGGCGATTATTTTGACAATGAATTATACCTTCGTTGGCTGCAATACGGCGTTTTCCAACCAATATTTCGTCCGCACGCACAAGAAGAAGTCGCTTCGGAAGTGGCTCGAAAAGATATTATTACGAAAGCAAAAGCCAAGAAACTAGTGGAATTGCGTTACCAACTTTTGCCGTACAACTATACTTTGGCTTTCGAAAACAATCAAAAAGGAACGCCATTAATGCGCCCGTTATTTTTTGAAGAACCCAACAACACCAAATTATTAACCGTTTGCGAAACCTATCTTTGGGGGAATGATTTTTTGGTTACTCCAATCACGAAAGCTGGCGTAACTGCAACATCTGTTTATTTTCCAAAAAACAACAACTGGTTTGATTTCTATTCCGATAAAAAACAATTGGCAGGAACGACTTCAACCATTGCAGTTGCCGAAGACCACATTCCAGTTTT comes from the Flavobacterium limnophilum genome and includes:
- a CDS encoding TIM-barrel domain-containing protein, which codes for MKKLLFLLFISSLSFAQNANRKYISQDLKKEGLEIKTSDGIYFIKFKTDKIAEVQFTPNGQTNNQESQAVVLNDEEILYDGQFSDNSSKISSKNITIEVVHSPFQIKYFDRKNNLILSEKNGYSKKENAEVLDFNLDKTEMLYGGGARVLGMNRRGNRLQLYNRASYGYETHADLMNFCIPMVLSSKMYAVHFDNPAIGYLDLDSKKDNTLAYETISGRKTYQVIVGDSWTDLISNYTDLTGKQPLPARWTLGNFSSRFGYHSQEEVEKTIKKFEDDNIPVDAIILDLYWFGKDMKGNMGNLDWEKETFPNPEKMMADLNAKGIKTVLITEPFVLTTSKKWQEAVDKKVVATDKVGNPFTYDFYFGNTGIIDIFKPEGKDWFWNVYKRLINQGVGGLWGDLGEPEVFPSEAITAGGKADEVHNIYGHDWAKLIADGYKKDFPNQRPFILMRAGYSGSQRFGMMPWSGDVSRTWGGLQSQTEISLQMGMQGMGYMHSDLGGFAGDYFDNELYLRWLQYGVFQPIFRPHAQEEVASEVARKDIITKAKAKKLVELRYQLLPYNYTLAFENNQKGTPLMRPLFFEEPNNTKLLTVCETYLWGNDFLVTPITKAGVTATSVYFPKNNNWFDFYSDKKQLAGTTSTIAVAEDHIPVFVRGGAFIPMIKTIQNTSKYSLENFDLHYYFDAKTTQSSGKIYNDDGATANAFEKGAFEILNFNGNTNGKTVFVKLNSEIGKNFQSFDKNVSLIVHNIKAKSVTVNGKTIAFKTVKNNIEIPVSWKKGTGVEIKIQL
- a CDS encoding glycoside hydrolase family 13 protein, giving the protein MKKIFLLFIFTTSTMFAQIEKIEPPFWYAGMHNPELQIMFYGKNMAKYQVTVSNSIKITKVQRTENPNYVFVTINTKNSPASDFVFTFKGNNSVVFTQKYSLKKRRENSAQRKSFDASDMMYLIMPDRFSNGKKDNDSSDLTQEKYNRDLPGGRHGGDILGIINHLDYIQELGATTIWNTPLCEDNDAAYSYHTYAQSDVYKIDPRYGTNEDYVRLSSEIHKRKMKLVLDYVTNHWGLQHWMIKDLPTKDWINQFENYTQTNHRRTLVHDINASKIDTKICFNGWFVPSMPDLNQRNSLVLNYLTQNAIWWIEYADLDGFRVDTYNYADPEAIAKWTKAITNEYPNFNIVGEISMRDQAQLSYWQKDSPIGKIQNFNSHLPSVMDFILSDALLIIFNEDGNWETGMARIYNNFANDFLYPDVNNLLIFAENHDTHRVNHVYNNDIRKYKMAMALLATVRGIPQLYYGSEVGMAGNKDDGDAAIRQDFPGGWEGDPINAFTKEGRTSGQNDYFDFTSKLFNWRKTKSVVHFGKMTHYIPEDNTYVYFRYNATESVMVVFNNSSETKTLKTDRFAENIGNFKTGKDVITDKIIDVTKEITMEPKSVLILELK
- the pgmB gene encoding beta-phosphoglucomutase: MNTKAFIFDLDGVIVDTAKYHYLAWLKIANQLGIEFTHEHNELLKGVSRDRSLDIILGLGKVEASQEDKNKWLVQKNEDYLSYLVDMDESEILPGVMPILKYLKEQNQLIALGSASKNARPILEKTGTLPYFDAIVDGNDVSNAKPDPEVFLLAAKLLNIKPEDSIVFEDSVAGIQAANIGGMTSVGIGDAKTLHEAKHLFKDFTQMDKSFIDALIN
- a CDS encoding glycoside hydrolase family 65 protein, with the translated sequence MNQDYIKADSWSIIEEGFDAESVKSSESLFSIGNGAMGQRANFEENYTGETFQGSYIAGIYYPDKTKVGWWKNGYPKYFAKVLNAPNWIGIDIEINDENLDLNTCTAVKNFRRELNMKEGWYNRSFEATLKNGTEIAVNIRRFLCMNLDEVGVINYEITPLNKDAKIVYKPYIDAGIHNEDANWEEKFWETLEIKRTGNEGFVTAQTFKTNFKATTFMQNSILVNGKNGNISPSNIKTGVDKIQFSYDVIIGKGESSSIQKIGGYTVSLNHANTLSAAENTIKEALAKGYDKLLEEQITAWAKIWEMSDITIDGDVKAQQGIRFNIFQLNQTYSGKDSRLNIGPKGFTGEKYGGSTYWDTEAYCIPFYMATKDQQVARNLLTYRYNQLDKAIENAEINLGFKNGAALYPMVTMNGEECHNEWEITHEEIHRNGAIAFAIFNYYRFTGDYSYIPEKGLEVLIGIARFWHQRANFSKDKNQFVILGVTGPNEYENNVNNNFYTNYIAKWCIDYTYDQIQKVLLEYPSDHKRIIEKVKLSDAELQDWKKVSSNMYFPKSEELGIYLQQDGFLDKDLVLVKDLDKSQRPINQKWSWDRILRSPYIKQADVLQGFYFFEDHFSTEELKRNFEFYEAFTVHESSLSPCVHSIQAAKLNKMDMAYTFYLRTSRLDLDDYNKEVEEGCHITSMAGTWMSIVEGFGGMRVKDNTLHFSPKIPKEWTGYSFKINFRNQILKVAINHSETLFELEGTRNLTVFVNGEPTLVKPNSLTTV